In one window of Bizionia sp. M204 DNA:
- a CDS encoding 3-oxoacyl-ACP synthase III family protein codes for MAIKITGTGSYIPSSIERNSDFNRHEFLNTDGSSLMQNNEVIIEKFKAITGINERRYADKNLTTSDLAFYAAKDAIKDAQINPEELDYIIVGHNYGDVKHNTEQSDTVPSLGSRVKHLLGIKNPKCVAYDLLFGCPGWIEGVIQANAFIRAGMAKKCLVIGAEALSRVVDKHDRDSMIYSDGAGAVIVEETDGSGGIIAHESATYALDEAHFIYFGETNNSAITDQRRYIKMYGRKIYEFALKNVPTAMKACLDKSGYQITDLKKILIHQANEKMDEAIVQRFYKLYNMQMPQGIMPMTINNLGNSSVATIPTLFDLILKDELTGHTINQGDIIMFASVGAGMNINAIVYKY; via the coding sequence ATGGCAATAAAAATTACAGGAACTGGTAGTTATATACCGAGTAGTATTGAACGTAACTCGGACTTCAATCGGCATGAATTTCTCAACACAGACGGATCGTCATTAATGCAGAACAATGAAGTTATCATTGAAAAGTTTAAAGCAATAACTGGAATTAATGAACGTCGTTATGCAGACAAAAATTTAACCACATCCGATTTGGCCTTTTATGCGGCGAAAGATGCTATTAAAGACGCACAAATAAATCCAGAAGAACTAGATTATATTATTGTTGGCCATAATTATGGTGATGTTAAGCACAACACAGAACAAAGTGATACAGTGCCAAGTTTAGGATCTCGAGTCAAACACCTATTAGGAATAAAAAACCCGAAGTGTGTGGCTTACGATTTACTTTTTGGCTGTCCTGGTTGGATTGAAGGTGTCATTCAAGCCAATGCTTTTATCAGGGCAGGAATGGCAAAAAAATGTTTGGTTATAGGAGCCGAAGCCTTATCACGTGTGGTGGATAAACACGATCGCGATTCCATGATTTATAGCGATGGTGCTGGAGCAGTAATTGTTGAGGAAACGGATGGTTCAGGCGGAATAATTGCGCACGAAAGCGCCACGTATGCGCTAGATGAAGCTCATTTTATATATTTTGGAGAAACTAATAATTCGGCCATTACGGATCAACGTAGATATATTAAAATGTACGGCCGCAAAATTTACGAATTTGCCTTAAAAAATGTGCCAACTGCCATGAAAGCCTGTTTAGATAAAAGTGGTTATCAAATAACAGATTTAAAGAAGATTCTCATTCATCAAGCCAATGAAAAAATGGATGAAGCTATAGTTCAACGGTTTTATAAGCTCTATAATATGCAAATGCCACAAGGTATTATGCCCATGACCATTAATAATCTTGGGAATTCTAGTGTGGCCACCATTCCTACTTTATTCGATTTAATTTTGAAAGATGAATTAACAGGACATACTATTAACCAAGGCGATATTATTATGTTTGCCAGTGTAGGTGCCGGAATGAACATTAATGCCATTGTTTACAAGTATTAA
- a CDS encoding methyltransferase has product MYEKSYPNKRFKHTAEFLQKHISTNSSILDLGVENPFTPIMKNLGYPVENTTGEDLDVNTRAIENSKAEVVTAFEIFEHLLSPFTVLQSIKADKLVASIPLRLWFSPAYRSKTDMWDRHYHEFEDWQFDWLLEKAGWKIIAREKWTNPTKKVGIRPILRWFTPRYYIVYAERINK; this is encoded by the coding sequence ATGTACGAAAAAAGTTATCCAAATAAACGGTTTAAACATACTGCTGAATTTCTTCAAAAGCACATTTCAACCAATTCTAGTATTTTAGATTTAGGGGTTGAAAATCCGTTTACGCCTATCATGAAAAACCTTGGTTATCCAGTTGAAAATACCACTGGTGAAGATTTGGATGTGAATACACGAGCTATTGAAAATTCAAAAGCGGAAGTCGTAACTGCTTTTGAAATATTCGAACATTTACTATCCCCTTTTACCGTATTACAGAGTATTAAAGCCGATAAATTAGTCGCTAGTATTCCCTTGCGTTTATGGTTTTCTCCTGCTTATAGAAGTAAAACGGACATGTGGGACAGACATTACCATGAATTTGAAGATTGGCAGTTTGATTGGCTTTTAGAAAAAGCTGGCTGGAAGATAATAGCGCGTGAAAAATGGACCAATCCAACTAAAAAAGTAGGTATCAGACCCATTTTACGTTGGTTTACACCAAGATATTATATTGTCTATGCGGAAAGAATAAACAAATAA
- a CDS encoding glycosyltransferase family 2 protein encodes MNFYIIIPAHNEEIYIKQTLVSLATQTLLPKQVVVVNDNSTDNTQRLVEGFITKYNWISLVNTVSSDKHLPGSKIINAFYKGYETLDSDYDVICKFDADLIFPENYLEELAKHFQGNDKLGMASGFCFIEENNEWILENLTRKDHIRGALKAYRKNCFLEIGKLKPSMGWDTVDELLAKFYNWEILTDDNLHVKHLKPTGKSYNKASKYLQGEAMYRMRYGFLITLISAIKLAYKKRSFRLFKDYMSGFFKAKQNKTEPLVTEEQGIFIRKLRWNGMLGKLK; translated from the coding sequence TTGAATTTTTATATCATCATTCCAGCCCACAACGAGGAGATATACATTAAACAAACTTTAGTGTCTCTAGCAACCCAAACCCTTTTACCTAAACAGGTGGTTGTTGTGAATGATAATTCTACCGATAACACCCAGCGACTTGTTGAAGGTTTTATTACAAAATATAACTGGATTTCATTAGTAAACACGGTGTCTTCTGATAAACATTTACCTGGTAGTAAAATAATCAACGCTTTTTATAAAGGGTACGAAACACTAGATAGCGACTATGATGTGATTTGTAAATTTGATGCTGATTTGATATTTCCTGAAAATTACTTGGAAGAATTGGCAAAACATTTTCAAGGGAATGACAAGCTGGGAATGGCTTCTGGATTCTGTTTTATTGAAGAAAACAATGAATGGATTCTTGAAAACCTAACGCGAAAAGATCATATACGTGGCGCACTAAAAGCCTATAGAAAAAACTGCTTTTTAGAAATTGGTAAACTGAAACCATCCATGGGTTGGGACACCGTAGATGAACTACTTGCCAAATTTTACAACTGGGAGATTTTAACGGATGACAACTTACACGTTAAACATTTAAAACCAACCGGTAAAAGTTACAATAAAGCGTCAAAATACTTACAAGGTGAAGCCATGTATAGAATGCGCTACGGATTTTTAATTACGTTGATATCAGCAATAAAATTGGCCTATAAAAAAAGAAGCTTCCGTTTATTTAAAGATTATATGTCTGGTTTTTTTAAGGCGAAACAGAACAAAACAGAACCTTTAGTTACTGAAGAACAAGGCATTTTTATTAGAAAATTGCGTTGGAACGGTATGCTTGGCAAACTTAAATAA
- a CDS encoding DNA/RNA non-specific endonuclease: protein MTKRTVYSILAIVLVFGVYGYEFFLNKKEEQAIVDSGREIKTPTVAFFLPTSTTGQVVHHQGYSLSYSETHEQAEWVAYELKKEHLSQTNFERPYFEIDKAVKTGAASWRNYKNSGYDRGHLCPAADRRYSKEAHDETFLTSNISPQNHDFNSGIWNSLEQKTRYWASKYNGVFVVTGGVLGRNLKTIGNEKVAVPKQFYKIILDYNEGDPKVLAFLMPHVNSKQPLYNFVVSVDAVEELTGIDFFPELDDAIEARIEASSDYKQWRF from the coding sequence ATGACGAAACGAACCGTTTATTCCATACTAGCCATTGTATTAGTTTTTGGTGTTTACGGTTATGAGTTTTTTTTGAATAAAAAAGAAGAACAAGCAATTGTAGATTCTGGTCGCGAGATCAAGACGCCTACAGTTGCTTTTTTTTTACCAACCAGTACAACGGGTCAAGTGGTGCATCATCAAGGATATTCCTTAAGTTATAGCGAAACTCATGAACAAGCGGAATGGGTTGCTTACGAATTAAAAAAAGAACACCTATCTCAAACTAATTTTGAGCGTCCCTATTTTGAGATTGATAAAGCCGTAAAAACCGGTGCTGCTAGTTGGCGAAATTATAAAAATTCAGGATACGATCGTGGGCATTTATGTCCCGCTGCTGATAGACGTTATAGTAAAGAAGCACATGATGAAACGTTTTTAACTAGTAATATTAGTCCGCAGAATCATGACTTTAATTCCGGTATCTGGAACTCACTTGAACAAAAAACACGCTATTGGGCTTCAAAGTACAATGGTGTTTTTGTGGTTACGGGTGGTGTTTTAGGAAGGAATTTAAAAACGATTGGTAATGAAAAAGTAGCCGTTCCAAAGCAGTTTTATAAAATTATTTTAGACTATAATGAAGGTGATCCAAAAGTGTTAGCGTTTTTAATGCCTCATGTAAATTCTAAACAACCATTATATAATTTTGTTGTTTCGGTAGATGCTGTTGAAGAACTTACAGGAATAGACTTTTTCCCAGAATTAGATGATGCTATTGAAGCTAGAATTGAAGCTTCTTCTGATTATAAGCAGTGGCGATTTTGA
- a CDS encoding valine--tRNA ligase yields the protein MQIPSKYDASQVESKWYDYWMKHNYFHSKPDHREPYTIVIPPPNVTGVLHMGHMLNNTIQDVLIRRARLQGKNACWVPGTDHASIATEAKVVAKLKEQGIDKNDLTRDEFLAHAWDWTHEYGGVILEQLKKLGCSCDWDRTKFTMDDDMSESVIKVFVDLYKKGLIYRGYRMVNWDPEAKTTLSDEEVIHVEQQGNLYYLNYKIEGSDETLTIATTRPETIFGDTAICINPNDERFTHLKGKKAIVPICNRVIPIIEDEYVDVEFGTGCLKVTPAHDENDKNLGDKHNLEVVDIFNDDATLNSFGLHYEGKDRFVVRKEVVKELTANNTLIKTEQHLNKVGTSERTKAVIEPRLSDQWFLKMEDLVKPAIEAVLGEDAEIKLFPKKFENTYRHWMENIRDWNISRQLLWGQQIPAYFYGDGKEDFVVAENMEQALELAKAETNNQQLTTNDLRQDKDALDTWFSSWLWPMSVFDGIRNPENEEIKYYYPTNDLVTGPDILFFWVARMIIAGYEYKDEKPFQNVYLTGLVRDKQRRKMSKSLGNSPDALKLIDDYGADGVRVGLLLSSAAGNDLMFDEALCQQGKGFANKIWNAFRLVKGWEVSDTIPQPESSKIALEWFDAKFQETLVEIEDHFSKYRLSDALMATYKLIWDDFASWLLEIVKPAYQQPIDAKTLQEVHEQFENILKILHPFMPFLTEDIWQYMEARTPENALIVTAWPEQKAINTTLIAEFNFMQDVVSGIRNIRKDKNIPFKDAIGFSVINNDAISKSLDAVIMKLGNLETIEYVDGAVDSALTFRVKSNEYFIPIAGAINVEEEIKKLEEELTYTEGFLKSVQKKLANERFVAGAPEQVITNERNKEADALAKIETLKSSLGSLK from the coding sequence TTTACAAGGCAAAAATGCCTGTTGGGTTCCTGGAACCGATCATGCATCCATTGCTACTGAAGCTAAAGTAGTAGCCAAACTAAAGGAACAAGGGATTGATAAAAACGACTTAACGCGTGATGAGTTTTTAGCACACGCCTGGGATTGGACACATGAATATGGTGGTGTTATTTTAGAGCAACTAAAAAAACTAGGCTGTTCTTGTGATTGGGATAGAACCAAATTCACCATGGATGATGACATGTCAGAATCCGTAATAAAAGTATTTGTTGACCTCTATAAAAAAGGTTTAATTTACCGAGGCTACCGTATGGTAAACTGGGATCCAGAAGCTAAAACTACCTTGTCTGACGAGGAAGTTATTCATGTGGAACAACAAGGGAATTTATACTATCTTAATTATAAAATTGAAGGTAGTGATGAGACTTTAACCATTGCTACTACGCGTCCAGAAACTATTTTTGGTGATACAGCCATATGTATCAATCCAAATGATGAACGTTTTACCCACTTAAAAGGTAAGAAAGCCATTGTGCCAATTTGTAATCGTGTTATTCCTATAATTGAAGACGAATATGTAGATGTTGAATTTGGAACCGGATGCTTAAAGGTGACACCTGCTCACGATGAAAACGATAAGAATTTAGGGGATAAACACAATTTAGAAGTTGTTGATATTTTTAATGATGATGCAACGCTGAATAGCTTCGGATTACATTATGAAGGAAAAGATCGATTTGTTGTTCGTAAGGAGGTTGTAAAAGAATTAACAGCAAATAATACCCTAATAAAAACGGAGCAGCACTTAAATAAGGTAGGAACCTCCGAACGTACCAAAGCCGTAATTGAACCACGATTATCGGATCAATGGTTCTTGAAAATGGAAGATTTAGTAAAACCTGCAATTGAAGCCGTTTTAGGTGAAGATGCTGAAATTAAATTATTCCCGAAGAAATTTGAAAACACCTACAGACACTGGATGGAGAATATTCGCGATTGGAATATTTCTAGACAGCTGCTTTGGGGACAACAAATTCCAGCTTATTTCTATGGCGACGGTAAAGAAGATTTTGTAGTTGCTGAAAATATGGAGCAAGCGTTAGAATTAGCAAAGGCTGAAACTAACAACCAACAATTAACAACCAACGACTTACGCCAAGATAAGGACGCTTTAGATACTTGGTTTTCCTCATGGCTATGGCCAATGAGTGTTTTTGATGGGATTAGAAACCCAGAAAATGAAGAAATAAAATACTATTACCCAACCAACGATTTGGTAACAGGTCCCGATATCTTATTCTTTTGGGTAGCACGAATGATTATTGCGGGTTACGAATATAAAGACGAAAAACCATTTCAAAATGTTTATTTAACAGGATTGGTACGTGATAAACAGCGCCGAAAAATGAGTAAATCATTAGGGAATTCGCCTGATGCCTTAAAATTAATTGATGATTATGGTGCTGATGGTGTTCGTGTTGGTTTATTATTAAGTTCAGCCGCTGGAAACGATTTAATGTTTGATGAAGCACTCTGCCAACAAGGAAAAGGTTTTGCCAATAAAATATGGAATGCCTTCCGTTTAGTAAAAGGCTGGGAGGTTAGTGATACGATTCCACAACCAGAATCTAGCAAGATAGCTTTAGAATGGTTTGATGCAAAATTTCAGGAAACACTTGTTGAAATTGAAGATCATTTCAGTAAATACCGTTTGTCTGATGCTTTAATGGCAACTTATAAACTTATTTGGGATGATTTTGCTTCGTGGTTATTAGAAATTGTAAAACCTGCTTACCAACAACCAATTGATGCCAAAACATTGCAGGAGGTTCATGAGCAATTTGAAAACATATTAAAAATATTACATCCATTTATGCCATTTCTTACGGAAGATATTTGGCAGTATATGGAAGCTCGTACACCTGAAAACGCGTTAATTGTTACGGCTTGGCCAGAACAAAAAGCGATTAATACAACGTTGATTGCCGAGTTTAACTTTATGCAAGACGTGGTTTCGGGAATTCGAAATATCCGAAAGGACAAAAATATTCCGTTTAAAGATGCCATTGGATTTTCAGTCATTAATAATGACGCAATTTCTAAATCCTTGGATGCCGTTATCATGAAACTCGGAAATTTAGAAACTATAGAGTATGTTGATGGTGCTGTTGATAGCGCTTTGACGTTCCGTGTAAAATCTAATGAATATTTTATTCCTATTGCAGGCGCTATAAATGTTGAAGAGGAAATTAAAAAGCTAGAAGAGGAATTAACATATACGGAAGGCTTTTTAAAATCGGTTCAAAAAAAATTAGCCAATGAGCGATTTGTTGCGGGAGCTCCGGAACAGGTAATTACCAATGAACGTAATAAAGAAGCCGATGCATTAGCTAAAATAGAAACGTTGAAAAGTAGTTTAGGAAGTTTAAAATAA